TTCAGCCTATAGACGATCTCTTCGACGGTGAGGGCTTCGTAGCGGTGCCCGATCTCTTCATCAACTACAAGACACCCGCCTTCAATGCGGGTGTCTTCGCCTTCACGCCATCCGCCGAAATCAGTCGCGGGCTCTTTCAACGGCTGCCGGAACTTTCGGTGGGGGACGGCGACCAGGGCATCCTCAACGCCTTCTTTCCCAACTGGCGGCAGTTGCCACAGGGGCTTAACTTCCTGCGCGCCCATGCGCTCGTGCGCGCGCAGGCCCAGGACCAGGCGATCAGGATCGTGCACTACACGCCCTCGAAGCCCTGGGTACCCGCTCCCGTTTCGCCGCGCGACCCGGTGCTCGCCCCACTCGACGAGCTCTGGACAGAGCGGCTGACGCCCGTCGAGCATGTCGCGCTGGTGCGTGATTGGCGGGCACGCCTGGCCACGGCCGAAGCCAACATCGCCTCGTGGATGGGGCCGGACGCTGCAAAATTCCGTCAGGACGACGTGGATCTTGCCGATGGCAGGAAGCGTCGCAGGCGCGAGCGGCGTTTGAAATGCGGGCTTATCGCGCTTGTAGTCCTGCAGGCAGTGCAAGCAAGTTTTTTTGCCTGGATGCTTCTCCATCAGACGAATGCTTTGAAGTAAGGGGTTTGTATGACGTCCTACACATTCCGATCCGTCGAGCTGGACGACTTGGCTATCCTCGCCGAGTGGCTCGCCGAGCCGCATGTCGCTGAGTGGTGGGACGATCCCGAGACCGAGATCGCGCTGATCAAGGAGCACATCGACAGCATCTCGGTCGAACCGCTGATCATCGAGCTGGACGGCAAGCCGATAGGCTACCTCCAGAGCTACGATCCGCATATGGAGGACGACCATCCCTACCAGGACCAGCCCTTCGGCACGCTCGGCGTCGACCTGACGATCGGCGTACCGGGGCTGATCGGCAGGGGGCATGGCTCGGCGATCCTCGCGCAGTTCGTCGAAGAACTGTTCGAGGAGGGCGTCCCGCGCGTCATCATCGACCCGCATCCCGACAACAAGCGGGCGATCCGGGCCTATGAAAAGGCCGGCTTCGTGGCTTTCGACACGCGGACCTCCGAATATGGTCCGGCCCTGATGATGGCGCGTGATGCCGAAGAGGATTTCGACGCATGAACAGGCCTCAGGCAGCGCAGGAAATGCTCGCCATATCACCAGACGCGCTGCAAACCGCGGTCGAAAGCGGCCTGGTGACGGCCCAACAGGCGCAAGGTCTGCGCGACCTGGAACAGGCCAGGACCCCGGCGAGGGATGCCGAACCGCATGATGACGAGAAGTTCCGCTTCATCAGCGGCTTCAGCGACATCTTCGTGACCATCGGTCTGGGCCTGTTTCTCGGCGCCCTGGGCTATTTCTCCGCCAACATGATCGGCAATGCCGGCATGTCCGCCGTCATCGCTACGGCGAGCTGGCTTCTGGCCGAGTATTTCACCCGCCGGCAGCGCATGGCGCTGCCCAGCATCGTATTGCTTCTGGTCTATGCAGGAGCAATCTTTTCGACGGTTGCGGAAGCCTTCAATCCCAGCCTCAGCTTCGGCATGGGTCTCGGCAACCACGGCGGCTTGCCGATCGTTGTCGCCGGGCCCGTGACCGCCGCGGCAACCGCATTGCACTACCGGCGCTTCCGGGTGCCGGTGACGATCGCAGCCGGCGTGGCAGCCCTCGTCGCTTCGGCCGTTGGCCTGTTGTTCATGCTGGCGCCAGACTTCGCCGAGGAGGCGGCCAAGCCATTGCTGCTGGCCTGCGGCCTGGCCGTCTTCACGCTCGCCATGCACTTCGACCTGAGCGATCCGCAACGCCAAACGCGGCGCACCGACGTCGCGTTCTGGCTGCATATGTTGGCGGCACCGCTGATCGTGCACCCGCTGATCAGCGGCCTCGTCGGCGAGCCCGGTTCCGACGTCGTACCGGCGTGGAGCATCCTTGCGATGTTCGTCGGACTGGCGTTGGTCGCGCTCGTTGTCGACAGGCGCGCAATCCTTGTCTCGGGCCTGTCCTATGCCGGCTTTGCCTTTGGCGCCCTGGTCGTCAAAGCGGGGCTGTCGGACAGCGTCGTGCCGTTGACCATGCTGGTGCTCGGCGCACTGGTGCTGCTGCTCAGTGCCGGCTGGCATGCGCTGCGCCGGACCCTTCTGTCACTGCTGCCTGGCGCCCTTGCGCGCCGGCTTCCAGCCCATACATAAGCCCCAACTGAGTATCGAGAGTATCGACATGTCCACATTCTCCCCCCGTGAGATCGTTTCAGAACTCGACCGCTTCATCATCGGCCAGAAGGACGCCAAGCGCGCCGTGGCCATCGCCCTGCGCAACCGCTGGCGCCGCCAGCAGTTGGAAGGCCAGATGCGCGAAGAGGTCATGCCCAAGAATATCCTGATGATCGGACCCACCGGCGTCGGCAAGACCGAGATCTCGCGCCGCCTGGCCAAGCTGGCCGGCGCGCCCTTCGTCAAGGTTGAGGCGACCAAGTTCACCGAGGTCGGCTATGTCGGCCGCGACGTCGAGCAGATCATCCGCGACCTGGTCGAAATCGCCATCGGCCTGGTGCGCGAAAAGATGCGCGAGGACGTCAAGGCACGTGCCCACGTCAACGCCGAGGAACGCGTGCTCGAAGCCCTCGTCGGCAAGACGGCCAGCCCGGCCACCCGCGACTCGTTCCGCAAGAAGCTGCGCGACGGCGAGCTCGACGACAAGGAAATCGAGGTCCAGGTCGCCGACACCGGCAATGGCGGCATGCCCGGCTTCGACATTCCCGGCATGCCCGGCGGCAATATCGGCGTGCTCAACATCAACGATATGCTGCAGAAGGCGATGGGCGGCCAGCGCACCAAGTCGCGTAAGACGACCGTCAAGGAATCCTATGCGCTACTGATCGGCGACGAGTCCGACAAGCTGCTCGACCAGGACGAGGTGGTTCGCCGGGCGCTCGAAGTGACCGAGAACGAAGGCATCGTCTTCCTGGACGAAATCGACAAGATCGCGCGCGGCGACGTCCATGGCGGTCCGTCACGTGAAGGCGTTCAGCGGGATCTGCTGCCGCTCGTCGAAGGCACGACGGTTGCGACCAAGTATGGGCCGGTGAAGACCGACCACATCCTGTTTATCGCCTCCGGTGCTTTCCACGTCTCCAAGCCCTCGGACCTTCTCCCGGAACTGCAGGGCCGCCTGCCGATCCGCGTCGAGCTTCGGGCGCTGGAAAAGGACGACTTCCGCCGCATCCTGACCGAAACCGAGGCGAGCCTGATCAAGCAGTACATCGCCCTGATGGAGACCGAAGGCGTCAACCTTGAGTTCACCGACGACGCCATCGACGCGCTCGCCGGCATTGCCGTCGACCTCAACGCCAGCGTCGAGAACATCGGCGCACGTCGCCTGCAGACGGTGATGGAGCGCGTGCTCGACGAGATCTCCTACGATGCGCCGGATCGCAACGGCACCACGGTGAAGATCGATGCAGCCTATGTGCAGAAGCATGTCGGCGACCTCTCGAGGAACACCGACCTGTCGCGCTTCATCCTCTGACATCAGCTCCGGCCGCTCGGAAAACGGGCCGGCTCGACTTTGCAGTGTTAGCGGAACATGTGGCCGAATGGTTCCATCCGGCCACCTTTCGCCACCGGGCGGAGACAATATCCTCGACTAAGCCTGGGGCATTTCCTAGTTTGCCCTGACAACGCTTGGGCAAACAGCAGCACATGAAACGCGTATTTTTCTCGGCATTTCTTCTGGCGACGGCTTTCGCCATTCCGCAGGCGTCGGCGACGACCATCGTCGCGGCCGGTAACGTCCATGCCGAACAGCCCGATGTTCCGGGCGCCTCGTCCAAGCGCACCAAGGCCGGCAAGACGACCTTCGACGCCAAGTACCGCAAGGTCTATGCGCTGCTGCAGAACGACGCCGAGTTGCGCGGCAAGATCAGGACGGTAGCTAACGCCTACGGCATCGACCCGATGCATATCGTCGGCGCCATCGTCGGCGAGCACACCTATAATGTCGACGCCTACGACCGGCTGCAGACCTACTACGTCAAGGCTGTTTCCTACCTCTCCAGCAAGCTGCGCTTCGCTTACGAAGGCGAGGATATATCCGATTTCATCAAGCGACCCGAATTCGCCGATTGCGCCGGCAAGTCGGGCAGCTACGATCTCTGGGAATGCCGCGAGCACGTCTGGAACCAGCATTTCCGCGGCAAGAACGTGAGCGGCACCAGCTTTCCCAATGACCGCTTCAGCGCCACCTTCTTCCAGCCCTTCTATGCCGGCCAGACTTTCGGCATCGGCCAGCTCAACCCGCTGACCGCGCTGCAGATGAGCGACGAGGTTCACAAGGTTTCCGGTCTGCCCAAGCTCGACGAGCGCGATCCGAATGCCGTCTACAAGACGATCATGGATCCCGACCTGACGCTGCCTTACGTCGCTGCGACACTGAAGACGTCGATCGACGCCTACAGGAACATCGCCGGCTTCGATATTTCGCAGAATCCCGGATTGACTGCGACGCTCTACAATGTCGGCAGCCCAGAAGCCCGTGCCTATGCGCTGAAAGCCGAGAACGAGCGGCGCCAGGCGGCCGGCGAGCCGGCAAAACTGCCCGAAGAAAACTATTACGGCTGGCTGGTCAACGACCGCTTGGCTGAGCTCGAGGCGTTGTTCTAGGCGGGACTACCTGCGCTTCTTGCGCGCGATCGCCTCGCGGACCTGCGCATTCAGTGCCGCCAGTTCAACATCGTTCAGTTCGTCGATCGCTTCGGCCATGAGGTTGGCAAGCTCGGTTGCTGCCGGCGACAATCCTGCCGTGTCGACGACCACCCGTGGATGCGAGCCCTCGGCCAACTTCTGCAACTCCTCGGCATCATCCCAGATGACGTTGAAGTAGCCGATGATCTTCTGGATCATCGCCCAGGTCGGCACACCACGATGGCCATGCTCGAGGGCTGAGAGATAAGCGGCGCTGACACCGATGCCAGCGGCCATGTCCTTCTGGCTGACGCCGCGTTCGCGCCGGAGTTCGCGGATGCGTTCGCCAAGCGGCGTCATGCACCGAGCCTCCGCCTGATCCTGATGTAAAGCGCGCCGGAGCCGCCATGGTGGCGCTCGGCATGGTCCTGGCTCGAAATCAGCATGCGAAAGGGAGCTGTATCCAGCCAGGCCGGAACCATGCGCTTCAAAACGCCGTCGCCGCCCTTCGAATTGCCCTTGCCGGTGATGACCAGCACGTAGCGCAGGCCGCCGGCATGTGCGCGACTCAAGAAGGCATACAGCAGCGAATAGGCCTCGTCCTGGGTCATTCCGTGCAGGTCGACCCGCCCCTCAATCGGCAGGCGGCCCTTGGAGAGTTTGTCGCGTGTCGGAACATCGAGCGTATGGGCGACATACTGCCGCTTCGGCAGCGTCGGCGCCGCCGCCACCTGTGCCTGCACCGCCGGAGCGGGAGCTGCCGCCGGTTTTTCCTGCTGTGCTGCGGGAATTTCCGGGATCTCGACCGCGCGCCTGCCCTTGAGCGGCGCGGTGGTGCGGGCGATGACGTTCCACAGCACGCGTTCTTCGTCGCTCAGCTTGCGGTCGCGGCGCGAGCTCATGACTGAGCCCCGACGATCAGGGATTTCGGCAGAAGCGCGAAGAAATCAGCATCGTTGCGGACGACGCCGGCGACTTCGCCCGCCGCGAAGCCGGAACCGGCAAACAGGTCGCCACGCGCCGGGCCCGTTATCGCGGAACCCGTGTCCTGGGCGATCATCAGCCGGGCGAAGGGTTTGCCGCCGAATGCGGTGAGACCGGGGGCGACGATATGAAACGGCGTGCCGAAGGTGTGCAGCAAACGGTCGACAGCAACCGAACGGCCAGGCGTCAGCGGCACTTTCGCGGCGGCGATCGGACCCAGCATTGCATCATCCACCTCGGCCTGCCGGAAGAAGATGTAGGACCGATTCTGCCAAAGGATCTCATCGACACGGTGAGGATTGGCTTTGAACCAGGCCCGGATCGATTGCATCGTCACCAGTTCGAGCGGGATTTCGCCAATCTTGGCGAGAATTCCACCCGGACCGGTGAAGCGCTGGCCGGATTTGGCGGCATAGGTCACGCGACGCAGCGACCCATCGATCATGTTCAGCCGGGCAGCGCCCTGGACATGGACGAAGAACACGTCGACCGGATCAGCGACCCAGGCGATCTCCAATCCTTGACCCGACAACGCACCCTGTTCAATCGCGGGGCGGTCGAAATACTCGATCAGCCCGTCCGGTGTGTTCCTGGCAAAAGCGAGGTAGGGGTCCATGCCGGCGGGTCGATTGGCGTCATCGACATCGACGAGATCGCCTGGGCGCGCCAGCAGCGGCACGGAAAATGTGTCGGTGCGAACAGGAGAGGCCTCAACGTCAGGCTCATAAAAGCCGGTGACGAGGCCATGGTCGCGGTCTTCGGGTGCGACGAGGGCAGGCTGGAAATGGCGCTCGAAGAACGCGCGGGCTTCGCTGCCATTGGCAGCCGGCTTTTCGCGCGCCTCGGCATAGGCTGGGCCAAAAGCGTCGAAAGCGACGCCGAGGGCGCCGCTGCGGTAGGGTTTGGTCAGGACGTGGAAAGCAGAGAGACAGAAGGCCTCGAAGGCATCCAACTGGTCATCTTCATGCCAGCCCGGCAGGTCGGCGAAACCGACCGGAGTGAATGCGGGCGAGAGCAGCACGGGCTTCGCCCGCCACGCGCGATCAGTCTTCTTCCTCGGTGGCGACGAGCTTCCAGTTCGGATCGCGCGAGCGGGTGTCACGGGCGAAAGTCCAGACGTCCTTGACCTCGGCCACCGTCTCCGGATCGCCGTCGATAACCTCGCCAGCCTTGTCGCGGGTCGCCGAAATCAGCTCCGAGACGATACGCAACGTCACATGTGCCTCACCGCCCTTCATCTCGGCCGAGACGATGTCGGCCTTGTCGATGCCGACGAAGGAGGACTGGATCTTCTCCGAACGGCCCTCGCGATCGGCGATGGCCGCGACGAAGCCGTCGAAGACTTCACGCGACAGGAGGTTCTTGAGCGTCTTGCGGTCACCGTCGGCATAGGCCATGACGATCATCTCGTAGGCCATCTTGGCGCCATCGACGAAGCCCTTGGGCTCGAAGGAAGCGTCGGCATCCTTGATGGCGCGCAGGCCCTTGTTCAGGTCGGTGCCCGGCTTGGCGAAAGCGTCGATCGCGACATAAGCATCGTCGGCAGCCTCGCCCGGAGCGCGCTTGCGCTGCGGCAGCGACACGACGTTCTCAGGCTTGCCATTGGCGTCCTGCGGCTTGCTGCGGGCTGCAGTGTAAGGATCGAAGGGGGGACGTTCGTTGCCAGTGCGGCGTCCAAGCACGTTACGCAGCTGAAAGAAGATCACGACCGCTGCGATCAGAAAGAAAATCGTGCCGAAATCGAAGAATTCCATATCTTCCGCCGATCCGTCCCTTGTTCGCGGCCGAAGCCAGCTTATGTGCCATTCGCCGGCGCCGCATCTGTGCCGCGCCCGTAGCCCTTGCATATAGAACGCATGCGCCAATCATTCAAATTAAAGGCGCAGCACCCTATCTAAAGATGTATGCACTATGCCTGTGACCGCATCTGGCTGTCACGTCAACTCAAACCGGACGGATCGACGCTCTTCATGCTGCCCCTCCTGCTCCTTGCCCTGCCTTTGCTCGAGATTGCCGGCTTTGTGGTGGTCGGCAGCGAAATCGGCGTGCTTGCGACAATCGGCCTGATCCTGCTCAGCGGCATCGTCGGGTCGATCCTGCTGCGCGTCCAGGGTTTCGGCGTCATGACCCGGATCCGCAAGGAAATGGATGCTGGCCGCGATCCTTCCAAGGAACTGGCCAATGGCGCGATGATCGTGCTGGCCGGCATCCTGCTTTTGATCCCGGGCTTCATCAGCGACATCATCGGCATCCTGCTGTTCCTGCCGCCGGTGCGGGCGCTGGCCTGGCGCTTTCTCAGCAAGCGGGTGCGCTTCAGCACCGACTTCGGCGGCTTTGCCCGCCGCGGCGGTCCGGCCGGTGGCAAAACCATCGACCTCGACGAGGATGACTTCACGCGCCAGCCTGACCCCAATTCGCCGTGGCGCTCGATCCGCGACGAGTAGTCGAAGGCTCCCCACGCCGGCAAAACCTTGTCTTGGCATGCCGAGCGTGCTAGCGAACCGCGGATTCCAATCCGGGCCGCTTCGCGGCCAAGCCAAGAGGACATGGGCTAATGGCCACGAATGAAGCGCCGGAAGGCGCCAACGGCAACGGTAATGCGCAGCAGCCCACGCTCAACGTGCTGGCGCAGTATGTGAAGGACCTTTCCTTCGAAAGCCCCGGCGCTCCGAATTCGCTGCGCGGCCGCGATAAGGCCCCTGGCATCAACATCAACGTCAACGTCAACGCCAACCCGATGACGGACAAGCAGTTCGACGTCAACCTGACGTTGAGCGCGAAGGCTGCCTTCGACAAGGATGTGCTGTTCAA
The nucleotide sequence above comes from Aminobacter aminovorans. Encoded proteins:
- a CDS encoding GNAT family N-acetyltransferase, whose protein sequence is MTSYTFRSVELDDLAILAEWLAEPHVAEWWDDPETEIALIKEHIDSISVEPLIIELDGKPIGYLQSYDPHMEDDHPYQDQPFGTLGVDLTIGVPGLIGRGHGSAILAQFVEELFEEGVPRVIIDPHPDNKRAIRAYEKAGFVAFDTRTSEYGPALMMARDAEEDFDA
- the hslU gene encoding ATP-dependent protease ATPase subunit HslU, with the protein product MSTFSPREIVSELDRFIIGQKDAKRAVAIALRNRWRRQQLEGQMREEVMPKNILMIGPTGVGKTEISRRLAKLAGAPFVKVEATKFTEVGYVGRDVEQIIRDLVEIAIGLVREKMREDVKARAHVNAEERVLEALVGKTASPATRDSFRKKLRDGELDDKEIEVQVADTGNGGMPGFDIPGMPGGNIGVLNINDMLQKAMGGQRTKSRKTTVKESYALLIGDESDKLLDQDEVVRRALEVTENEGIVFLDEIDKIARGDVHGGPSREGVQRDLLPLVEGTTVATKYGPVKTDHILFIASGAFHVSKPSDLLPELQGRLPIRVELRALEKDDFRRILTETEASLIKQYIALMETEGVNLEFTDDAIDALAGIAVDLNASVENIGARRLQTVMERVLDEISYDAPDRNGTTVKIDAAYVQKHVGDLSRNTDLSRFIL
- a CDS encoding DUF1402 family protein; this translates as MKRVFFSAFLLATAFAIPQASATTIVAAGNVHAEQPDVPGASSKRTKAGKTTFDAKYRKVYALLQNDAELRGKIRTVANAYGIDPMHIVGAIVGEHTYNVDAYDRLQTYYVKAVSYLSSKLRFAYEGEDISDFIKRPEFADCAGKSGSYDLWECREHVWNQHFRGKNVSGTSFPNDRFSATFFQPFYAGQTFGIGQLNPLTALQMSDEVHKVSGLPKLDERDPNAVYKTIMDPDLTLPYVAATLKTSIDAYRNIAGFDISQNPGLTATLYNVGSPEARAYALKAENERRQAAGEPAKLPEENYYGWLVNDRLAELEALF
- a CDS encoding helix-turn-helix domain-containing protein; translation: MTPLGERIRELRRERGVSQKDMAAGIGVSAAYLSALEHGHRGVPTWAMIQKIIGYFNVIWDDAEELQKLAEGSHPRVVVDTAGLSPAATELANLMAEAIDELNDVELAALNAQVREAIARKKRR
- a CDS encoding Smr/MutS family protein; protein product: MSSRRDRKLSDEERVLWNVIARTTAPLKGRRAVEIPEIPAAQQEKPAAAPAPAVQAQVAAAPTLPKRQYVAHTLDVPTRDKLSKGRLPIEGRVDLHGMTQDEAYSLLYAFLSRAHAGGLRYVLVITGKGNSKGGDGVLKRMVPAWLDTAPFRMLISSQDHAERHHGGSGALYIRIRRRLGA
- the mltA gene encoding murein transglycosylase A, with amino-acid sequence MLLSPAFTPVGFADLPGWHEDDQLDAFEAFCLSAFHVLTKPYRSGALGVAFDAFGPAYAEAREKPAANGSEARAFFERHFQPALVAPEDRDHGLVTGFYEPDVEASPVRTDTFSVPLLARPGDLVDVDDANRPAGMDPYLAFARNTPDGLIEYFDRPAIEQGALSGQGLEIAWVADPVDVFFVHVQGAARLNMIDGSLRRVTYAAKSGQRFTGPGGILAKIGEIPLELVTMQSIRAWFKANPHRVDEILWQNRSYIFFRQAEVDDAMLGPIAAAKVPLTPGRSVAVDRLLHTFGTPFHIVAPGLTAFGGKPFARLMIAQDTGSAITGPARGDLFAGSGFAAGEVAGVVRNDADFFALLPKSLIVGAQS
- a CDS encoding Tim44/TimA family putative adaptor protein: MEFFDFGTIFFLIAAVVIFFQLRNVLGRRTGNERPPFDPYTAARSKPQDANGKPENVVSLPQRKRAPGEAADDAYVAIDAFAKPGTDLNKGLRAIKDADASFEPKGFVDGAKMAYEMIVMAYADGDRKTLKNLLSREVFDGFVAAIADREGRSEKIQSSFVGIDKADIVSAEMKGGEAHVTLRIVSELISATRDKAGEVIDGDPETVAEVKDVWTFARDTRSRDPNWKLVATEEED
- a CDS encoding FxsA family protein — encoded protein: MLPLLLLALPLLEIAGFVVVGSEIGVLATIGLILLSGIVGSILLRVQGFGVMTRIRKEMDAGRDPSKELANGAMIVLAGILLLIPGFISDIIGILLFLPPVRALAWRFLSKRVRFSTDFGGFARRGGPAGGKTIDLDEDDFTRQPDPNSPWRSIRDE
- the secB gene encoding protein-export chaperone SecB; translation: MATNEAPEGANGNGNAQQPTLNVLAQYVKDLSFESPGAPNSLRGRDKAPGININVNVNANPMTDKQFDVNLTLSAKAAFDKDVLFNVELVYGGVFRIDGFPQEHMLPLLFIECPRLLFPFARQIIAEATRNGGFPPLMLDPIDFAQMFQQKIAEEQAASKVKVS